The DNA window TCCTAGAGAAAATTCCGTACTATCACTGCTTTCagtctttgactttctttgttGCCTGCTACAAGCCTAGCAGTTTATTCAAAATGGCCCTCTTTcaaaaaggacccacgtgtacaaaaatatttatagaagctctctttgtggtggcaaagaattggaaatcgagggaatgtcatccattggggaatggctaaacaagttgtggtatatgaacgtaatggaatactattgtgctgtaagaaacaatgagcagcaggagttcagagaaacctggaaggacttagatgaactgatgctcagtgaGAAGAGAAGAAcgaggagaacgttgtacacagtaacagtgatgaacaactgtgatatatttggctcttctcagcagtgcaatgatccaaaaattatttcaaagaactcatgatagaaaatgttctcaacatccagaaaaaaaatgaactgtggattctgaatgcagattgaacgatactgtttctactttggggctgttttttcccttcttttttgaggattttcccctGTGCTCTGATTCCtttttcataatatgactaatgcagaaatatgtttaatgtgattgtacatatataacctatataagattgctttccatcttggggaagagggatggaagggaggttgggagaaaaatttggaactaaaaatcctatgaaaacaaatgttgaaaactggaaataataaaatacttttatgattttttaaatggcccTCTTTCTCAACCCCCTTTACCTAAGCtggttcctttcttttctttcatatctAAGCAAGTACCTgttgtctttcttctcttctgaGAATACTCTGAATTGAAGAGAGCTCTCACATAGGTCCCCTTGGACAGAAAGAACTACTAGACTCTGAAGAACTCAAAGATGGGCTTCATCATTGAAGAGAAACTACTCAGTGCTACTCCTAAACAGAGAAAGTCCAACTCCCTGTTGGCCTGGTGATAAAAAGGAAGATAGAAGACCCCAAGAAAGAATGAGACCATATGTCCCAGAAGATCAAGGTCAGGGCCAGAATTCCAGGGTGTATACTTAAAGGGAATCCTAATGTCTCCCCATTTCTGTCAACATTCTTTCCCAATCCCACAACCCTCCTAATACCCATATCTATACTCAGCCTTAACAGAGTCCTTTTTTGAACATCTACTTTATTTTACAAGAGTAAGCACAGAAAATGCTACTGAGTTAGGGAATCAATGGCAAATTGATTTGTTCCTCATCAGTTTCATCTCAGTTGGGCTTAGGCTGCTGCCCTTTCTTCTCCTTGGGAATCCTCTTCTCCCATTTCTGGGCCCTCAGCTGGTTCAGCTCCCCGAGTCTTCCCAGTGGGGTCAACCCTGCAGTCTCCAAAGTCACCCCTGGGTCTCCAAGTACTCATGGAATAGGTTACTGACATCTGAACTTTCCACCTTCACCCAGCCCTCCTCCTTCATGTGGTACACTGTggggaaatggaagagaaatggaGAGCTCTTTATCACTGGCCTAAGCCCCTTTGGGAGAATTCCCATGCCCCGTATCTTAGTATCCTTAAATTCTGAGAATTAGAGCTGACTTTTCCATTCAGCATTCTATTCAGGATATCCAGTACCCTGATTATCTCTCATCCCTCCCACCCTGACCACACAAGTCTCCCACTTCCTCTTAGCCTCCTGATCCCTGAATCTAAGGGGCCAGGAAAGGGGGCTGGAGTTAGTCTCTTACTATTGACAAACCCCCCAGAGTAGCTATCACGGTGGGTGGCATGGACGATGGCCCTCCGGCCAAGGGCATAAGCTTCCTCAGGGCTGAGGTCAGGCCTGTAGCCACTGTCCAGAACTCCATAGGCATAACTGTTGCCACTGCCCGTGGAAAACATAGTCCCTGAGAGTCTTGTCCCATTTTCATCCACATAATATAATCCAGGGCCCTGAGGAAAAGAAGATGTGAGATTTAGGGGGAGGCGACAAAGAATTCAGGAGAAGCCATGACATGAGTCTAACACCAAGGTAATGACCATAGGACCTGGGAAATTCTTGTTCAACTTAAAAACAGACCCTGGGTCCTGGGAAGGAGTTGTACAATCAGGTGGCATAGGAGAAAGAGTTTTGGAGCTGgtatcagaaaacctgggcttGGATTCCAGATGCCACTTACTAGGGATATATATCTGGGGagcagtcacttaaactctcctcATCTGAAACATGGACTAATAATGCTCACACTAGATTTTTTGAGGAAAGGGCTTTCTGAGTCTAAGAATGATACTTAAACAGCAGCTGGtttatttggggggtgggtgggagagttTCCTTTAATCATAGACCTATCAGGTAACATCTAGCGTATCCGAGGAAGTGGAATCACTGGCAGATTGAAGCTCAGGCAGGTCATATTTGTAGTAGAGTGAAAGCAACAGACCTTTTTGTCCCAACCACAGATCATACTGCCCATGGACAGCCCCATGCCTCGGTACTGGCACATCATGTTGGACAGCAACTTAGAAGCAGCAGACACAGAGATGCGCTCCCCATTCCTAAGGCGGTACAACCTGAAGAGGGAGAGCTGGGTGAAGGGGATGTTGGTCAagtcaatgggcatttattaagtgcctgccaggtgccaggcattgtgtcaaATGTTTAAGGCTAGaagaagatggggagagggaTGAAGAACAGGTCAGAACATTGTGCTTCAGCAGAGGGAGAGCTCAAAGTGGGTGAGGAGACAGTGGATGGAAATGCCTTTGGGGAGCTTGAATATCAGAGCAAATTTGGAAGCTAGATTTTGAAGCATCTCAGGCTTCAAAACCTCAGACAACTGGGCATGAGGGGATACCCTCAAAAGGGGCCCTGAGACTCCCAGAccatttcaacttttttttaagctCCTGTCTATCcattttcagaaaggaaaaaaaaagattgtaaactATACTCTTTTCAAGGTCCATATAGTTTGTATGTCTCCCTTTACAGATTTTACTAATCTGTGGGACAGGCTGTGGGATTTGGGGAGGCTAGTGTCCTGTGGACAGGTAAGATTTATGAGGCAGACGTTTGTGGGTGGAGATAAGGACAACATGAGGAACAGTTAGGAGGTGAGGAATTCCATCTTGGTGGGagtagaaaggaaggaatcaAGAAGCTTAGGGTGAGGGTCCTGAATGCTCCAGACGTGTCAGGGCTCCCTTACCTACACTCTTTGGCCAAGAGACGCTCCCAGTATTGACAGTCAGCAGCACAGCCTGACATGGTGCCCAGAAGGTAAGGATTAATCTCAATGACTTTGTTCACATGCAGAGTGGCTAGAACAATGAAGCACTGGTTTAAGGAGGAGGCAAAGAGCCTGACCCACATCCTCTCCCAGCCCCAAATTTTCCTGCTCCAGTCCCGACCAGAGCTTTAGGTTGGAAGTTCCTCCCTGCTGGAAGGTGTCCAGAGTCCAGCCCCCAACAACAGTCAAACTCACCAATATAATTCCCGGCCGAGGCCCGGGAATCCACTGCCACAACCACACCGTGCTGGAACTTGAAGGCTAGAGTGGTGGTACCATGGGCCATCTCAATTCGGACTTGATGGGCAGCATCTGCCTCCAGGGAACGCAGGAACTcaggaggctgggggaggggtgaaaggcggagagagaaagaaacaggagaGAAGGGGCCAGTGAGAGCCTGGGTATGAGCGGACCAGGCAAAGGAACCTGGACGACGTGAGGGAAAAGGGAGTCCTGAAAGGCGCCCGTCAGGGCACAAGAATTTGAAGGGCTGAGtgatgggaggggaggaaggatccAAACGAAAAAACGACGTAAATAACAGCTCGCGAAGTGGCCTGAGAGGACAAAGACTGAGACAAGTCTTTCGCTTTCCACAAGAACACCTGTGCCCAGGCAGGCTGGGGGGAACAGAGGAGAGATTCGACAAGAAGTCCCTCTGACCTCGGGAagaacccctcctcccccctgctCAGCACTTATTTCCCACGTGGCCGCTGACATCTGTGCAGTGCTCTGGCACAAGGGTGCCTTCCTAGCCTCACCTACCTCCGCCCCTCTGCCCAAGCCCCCTTTGAACGCGTTGGTCCCACGGCAGCCCTGACCTGCAGCCCGCGTGGGACGGCCAGTTGCGGGGTCCGCAGGGAGAAGCTGTAGTGCCCGGGATCTTGGCGGTGTCCACTCCCCGTACCACACGAGACCTGACGCCCCCAGGGAGCCCTGCACAATTCGAGTAGCGCCATGATCTTGCCCCTTCCCCCTCGGCTCACAGACTCGACCTTCTAGCCCAAGGGAAGTGAAAGCGAAAGCCTGGTACTGAGGGGGCGGGAGCCACAGCTAGAgccttccttcctcatccctcgacctccccccgcccctcccccacacaAGCACATTTTAGGCCTGAGGGAACCAGCCCGTGGGCACTATCCTGGTATCCTAGTGTTCCTTCACTAAGGcctcagaagagagagagagagcgtggaTAGAGAAGATAGGCTGTCAGAAGGAGGCGACAAGAGGAAGGGGGGACCACAAGGAAGGGCGGGGAGTTCAGGGAGAGCAGCTTTCCATTGAGGGACTCATGAAAAAGATGGGCTGGGCCTGGGTCAAGATCAGAGAAGCTGGAACCTGCAAGACAGGGGCCGGGGTCGGATTAACTGTCCTGTGCTAGGGAGAGATGGCGATGAAGAGTGGGGGAATCTCCCTGTGCACGGCCTGGAGAGGAATCTAGAGTGTGGTAGTGCTGTGAGCTGGGCTGAGGGATGCCTccagggaccccccccccccactatgtTCCGCCTGATCCCCCCTTtccactctccccaccccaatcctgcCATTCTGACAACGTCCAGTTCTACTTGGTGAGATGGAATAAAGCACTAGGGGGAGGGAACGACCTCCTGGCCACTTATAGTCTTAACTTGCGGCAGaagtctctcttctcccttcacaCCCCACGGTTAACTCCGCCTACCTTCTCAGGGTGTAACTTACTAAACCCAGCCCCCGGTGCCAAACTGTGAGAGCCTTATCTGCCTAACAACTAAATACATCATGATACAGGACTCTTCCTGATTGGACGAGATTCCCAGGTACATTGTACAAGCGAACCTGAGTCCAGAAAACTATTTATGGAAGAGGCAACTGTGAAACcttgaaaagggaagaagggctGCTGGTTTGCAAATAGGATCCAGAGCAGTGCAGGGGGAGTAAGGAGGGGAGGGCCGAGGGCTtcagtggggaagggggcagtgaaGCCTGTTCTGCAAAGTGCTTGATCGAGACCTGACTGGTCCTGACCTGGTTGAAGTTTCTGGGCCAGTGAATTTCCTGGGACTGACCAGACCTTATCATTCTGGCTTCGGATTATTTTGTAAATCCCTCAAACTCTCTGctccctcctgattccagggccttgCACTTCCAGAATACTTCTGTGTCGGCCGAATAGAGAACTGATCCTCAAATACTCCATCACCACTTTGTATATGGAGACAACCGCTCTGGtaactttttccctctctttcagtGCCCCTTTAACCCACAGGCCTTTGGATCTAAGAATGTGATTATAGGTACTGTTTTTATCCATCCTTTAAAAACCctatggtagtgttttacataatcacacatggataacccatatctgattgcttactgcctcagggatggggtAGGGGAGGTAGGACAGAAGagataaaaaattggaaatcaaaattataaatcaaatgtt is part of the Dromiciops gliroides isolate mDroGli1 chromosome 4, mDroGli1.pri, whole genome shotgun sequence genome and encodes:
- the PSMB8 gene encoding proteasome subunit beta type-8; the protein is MALLELCRAPWGRQVSCGTGSGHRQDPGHYSFSLRTPQLAVPRGLQPPEFLRSLEADAAHQVRIEMAHGTTTLAFKFQHGVVVAVDSRASAGNYIATLHVNKVIEINPYLLGTMSGCAADCQYWERLLAKECRLYRLRNGERISVSAASKLLSNMMCQYRGMGLSMGSMICGWDKKGPGLYYVDENGTRLSGTMFSTGSGNSYAYGVLDSGYRPDLSPEEAYALGRRAIVHATHRDSYSGGFVNMYHMKEEGWVKVESSDVSNLFHEYLETQG